Proteins from a single region of Streptomyces sp. Tu 3180:
- a CDS encoding dTDP-4-dehydrorhamnose 3,5-epimerase family protein codes for MKVREMAVPDAYHITPRHLRDVRGSFYESFRRDRLAEEIGRPVPVAQVNYSVSRRHTLRGLHGTLLPPGQAKVVCVVRGVVLDIVVDLRVGSPTWGVYEVNELSAETGESLFVAEGLVHGFLALTDDTCVSYLCSTEFVPGTQVDIDPFDPELDLPWGLSEAPLMSAKDSSAISVAEARRAGILAGYEECLAHYAALREAAR; via the coding sequence ATGAAGGTTCGAGAGATGGCCGTGCCGGACGCGTACCACATCACCCCGCGTCACCTGCGTGACGTGCGCGGCAGCTTCTACGAGTCGTTCCGGCGGGACCGGCTGGCCGAGGAGATCGGCCGCCCCGTGCCCGTCGCGCAGGTGAACTACTCGGTCTCGCGCCGCCACACCCTGCGCGGACTGCACGGGACGCTGCTCCCGCCGGGCCAGGCCAAGGTCGTGTGCGTGGTGCGGGGCGTGGTCCTCGACATCGTCGTCGACCTGCGGGTCGGGTCGCCCACCTGGGGCGTGTACGAGGTGAACGAGCTGTCCGCCGAGACCGGCGAGAGCCTGTTCGTCGCCGAGGGCCTGGTCCACGGATTCCTCGCGCTCACCGACGACACCTGCGTGTCCTATCTGTGCTCCACCGAGTTCGTGCCCGGCACCCAGGTGGACATCGACCCCTTCGACCCCGAACTCGACCTGCCCTGGGGCCTGTCGGAGGCGCCGCTGATGTCGGCCAAGGACTCCTCGGCCATCTCCGTCGCCGAGGCCCGCCGGGCCGGGATCCTGGCGGGGTACGAGGAGTGCCTGGCGCACTACGCGGCGCTCCGCGAGGCCGCCCGCTGA
- a CDS encoding AfsR/SARP family transcriptional regulator produces the protein MRATSDGRDVTPTAPKVRQVLALLLARRNTVVPLTAIAEELWSGRAPRSAITTVQTYAYQLRKVLHEGEEPDGPDGGPLVTHAHGYLLRVGPGECDAEEFTALTGEARTALACGDPATAGTLIGRALNLCDGPLFADVAHGPLLRGYVLRMGEVQLQAQELRVTAGLQLGRHRELVGDLKELACAYPLHEWFQGSLIIALQRCGRRSEALEVYQRLRVVLRDELGLDPSPGLQQLRQHVLTDRVSASDLDLLPG, from the coding sequence TTGCGGGCCACCAGCGACGGCCGGGACGTCACGCCGACGGCACCGAAGGTGCGCCAGGTCCTGGCCCTTCTGCTGGCCCGCCGCAACACCGTCGTCCCGCTGACCGCCATCGCCGAGGAACTGTGGTCCGGCCGGGCCCCCCGCAGCGCGATCACGACCGTGCAGACGTACGCCTACCAGCTGCGCAAGGTGCTGCACGAGGGCGAGGAACCGGACGGTCCCGACGGCGGGCCGCTGGTCACCCACGCGCACGGCTACCTGCTGCGGGTGGGGCCCGGCGAGTGCGACGCGGAGGAGTTCACCGCTCTGACCGGCGAGGCGCGGACCGCGCTGGCCTGCGGTGACCCCGCCACCGCCGGGACACTGATCGGCCGGGCACTGAACCTGTGCGACGGGCCGCTCTTCGCGGACGTGGCCCACGGCCCCCTGCTGCGCGGATACGTCCTGCGCATGGGGGAGGTGCAGTTGCAGGCGCAGGAACTGCGCGTCACCGCCGGCCTGCAACTGGGCCGGCACCGCGAACTCGTGGGCGACCTCAAGGAACTGGCATGCGCCTACCCGCTGCACGAGTGGTTCCAGGGCTCCCTCATCATCGCCCTGCAGCGGTGCGGCCGGCGCAGCGAGGCCCTCGAGGTCTACCAGAGGCTGCGCGTGGTCCTGCGGGACGAGCTCGGTCTCGATCCCTCGCCCGGACTGCAGCAACTGCGCCAGCACGTCCTGACCGACCGGGTCAGCGCCTCGGACCTGGATCTGCTGCCCGGCTGA
- a CDS encoding macrolide family glycosyltransferase yields the protein MPPGTPTPALRYALLLFADFGHIAPTLGVSRELLNRGHRVTYVVAEEFAATVEEIGAEAVTYTSARGDFYRAADPSADRLAVDGYNLLVDTVRTVFPTAMEAFAADRPDVVLYDFETVAAGRVAARVLDAVPVQVCPSHAANESFSMRAQMWGADHPVMAECARVMVEFMGEHGIGLDEMARYGAEWEQRNLVFLPRAFQIEGDSFDDRFAFVGPTFSEPAPGSGRWTPPADGRRVALVSLGTEAGDRGDFFRLCAQAFDPADWHVVMTLGRGSDPERLGPLPAHVEAHPWLPHPLVLPHADVFVCHAGMGSVMEALYYGTPVVALPRAHELSLSAEQLERCGVGRSLPRSGLTAPGLRAAVAGLLADPEVPAALVRMREAVRTAGGAVRAADLLETWAAADRRAVRAAG from the coding sequence ATGCCGCCCGGCACCCCCACGCCCGCCCTGCGCTACGCCCTGCTGCTCTTCGCGGACTTCGGCCACATCGCCCCCACCCTGGGCGTGAGCCGCGAACTGCTGAACCGCGGACACCGCGTCACCTACGTCGTCGCCGAGGAGTTCGCCGCCACCGTCGAGGAGATCGGCGCCGAAGCCGTCACCTACACCTCCGCCCGCGGGGACTTCTACCGGGCGGCCGATCCCTCCGCGGACCGGCTCGCCGTGGACGGCTACAACCTGCTCGTCGACACCGTGCGCACCGTCTTCCCCACAGCCATGGAGGCGTTCGCCGCCGACCGGCCCGACGTCGTCCTGTACGACTTCGAGACGGTCGCCGCCGGCCGGGTCGCCGCCCGGGTGCTGGACGCGGTGCCGGTGCAGGTGTGTCCGAGCCACGCCGCCAACGAGTCGTTCTCGATGCGTGCCCAGATGTGGGGCGCCGACCACCCGGTGATGGCCGAGTGCGCCCGGGTGATGGTCGAATTCATGGGGGAGCACGGCATCGGTCTCGACGAGATGGCCCGCTACGGCGCCGAGTGGGAGCAGCGCAACCTGGTGTTCCTGCCCCGTGCCTTCCAGATCGAGGGCGACAGCTTCGACGACCGCTTCGCCTTCGTCGGCCCCACCTTCTCCGAGCCCGCCCCCGGCAGCGGCCGGTGGACGCCGCCCGCCGACGGCCGGCGCGTGGCGCTGGTGTCCCTGGGGACCGAGGCGGGGGACCGGGGCGACTTCTTCCGGCTGTGCGCGCAGGCGTTCGACCCGGCCGACTGGCACGTGGTGATGACCCTCGGGCGCGGCAGCGACCCGGAGCGGCTCGGGCCGCTGCCCGCGCACGTCGAGGCGCATCCCTGGCTGCCGCATCCGCTGGTCCTGCCGCACGCCGATGTCTTCGTCTGCCACGCCGGCATGGGCAGCGTCATGGAGGCCCTGTACTACGGAACCCCCGTGGTGGCGCTGCCCCGTGCCCACGAACTGTCCCTGAGCGCAGAGCAGTTGGAGCGGTGCGGCGTCGGCCGCTCGCTGCCCCGGTCCGGGCTGACCGCACCCGGGCTCCGGGCGGCGGTGGCCGGCCTGCTCGCCGACCCGGAGGTGCCCGCGGCGCTCGTCCGCATGCGGGAGGCGGTCCGTACGGCCGGTGGCGCCGTCCGGGCCGCCGATCTGCTGGAGACCTGGGCCGCCGCCGACCGCCGTGCGGTCCGGGCCGCCGGCTGA
- a CDS encoding NAD(P)-dependent oxidoreductase codes for MTEVGVRGRPDGPDAGPGRVVVLGATGFVGGHVGAALEAAGYEIIAVARRPLKTPASWRFRPMDLAHDGPEALTDLIGTERPVAVVNAAGEVWSPDAEGMRRNNELLVDRLLAALAASGARPRLVQLGSVHEYAPQPHGVWLTESSPEEPVSDYGRTKLKGSRAVLRAVRAGDADAVVLRLSNVIGAGTPRASLLGQVAAQLLAGGGDGAPAQVRVSPLRSSRDFVDAQDVSRAVVSALRVPGASGRVLNIASGTSQHVRDMVGLLLAISGRRATLVERGTAELRPAADNDWTGVDVSAARAVLGWEPRRTPREMVEDLWRAAARRG; via the coding sequence ATGACGGAGGTCGGTGTGCGGGGGCGACCGGACGGGCCGGATGCGGGGCCCGGCCGGGTGGTCGTCCTCGGAGCGACCGGTTTCGTCGGCGGGCACGTGGGAGCGGCGCTGGAGGCGGCCGGGTACGAGATCATCGCCGTGGCGCGCCGCCCGCTCAAGACCCCGGCGTCCTGGCGGTTCCGGCCGATGGACCTGGCGCACGACGGCCCGGAGGCCCTGACCGACCTGATCGGGACGGAACGGCCGGTGGCCGTCGTGAACGCCGCCGGCGAGGTGTGGTCCCCCGACGCCGAAGGGATGCGCCGCAACAACGAGCTGCTCGTCGACCGGCTGCTCGCGGCACTCGCCGCCTCCGGGGCGCGCCCGCGGCTGGTCCAGCTCGGGTCGGTGCACGAGTACGCGCCGCAGCCGCACGGGGTGTGGCTCACGGAGTCGTCGCCGGAAGAGCCGGTCTCCGACTACGGCCGGACCAAGCTGAAGGGCAGCCGGGCGGTCCTGCGGGCCGTGCGGGCCGGGGACGCGGACGCGGTGGTGCTGCGGCTGTCGAACGTCATCGGCGCCGGCACTCCCCGGGCCAGCCTGCTCGGGCAGGTGGCCGCGCAGCTGCTCGCCGGCGGCGGGGACGGGGCCCCGGCGCAGGTGCGGGTCTCCCCCCTGCGCAGCAGCCGTGACTTCGTCGACGCGCAGGACGTCTCGCGCGCCGTGGTCTCGGCCCTGCGGGTTCCCGGCGCCTCGGGGCGGGTGCTGAACATCGCCAGCGGCACCTCCCAGCACGTCCGGGACATGGTCGGCCTGCTGCTCGCGATCAGCGGCAGGCGGGCCACCCTGGTGGAACGGGGCACCGCGGAGCTGCGCCCCGCCGCGGACAACGACTGGACGGGGGTGGACGTGTCGGCCGCACGCGCGGTGCTCGGCTGGGAGCCGCGGCGCACCCCTCGGGAGATGGTGGAGGACCTGTGGCGGGCCGCGGCACGCCGGGGCTGA
- the rfbH gene encoding lipopolysaccharide biosynthesis protein RfbH gives MGNDKTEILDLVRAYHRSTVSSGFVPGVTPVQASGAVLTEDDRVALVEAALDMRIAAGVSTRRLERSLAKYFGLRKAHLTNSGSSANLLALSSLTSPQLGEDRLRPGDEVITVAAGFPTTVNPILQNGLVPVFVDVELGTYNASLERVERAIGPRTRAIMMAHALGNPFQVREIAQLAQDRDLFLIEDNCDALGSTYGGQLTGTFGDLATESFYPAHHITMGEGGCVLTDNLVLARIVESMRDWGRDCWCEPGEDNRCFKRFEHRMGSLPPGYDHKYIFSHVGYNLKSTDVAAALGLQQLGRVEEFGAARRRNWARLREGLDGLPHLLLPEATEGSDPSWFGFAITVRPDAPFAPGALIDHLENSRIATRRFFAGNLTRHPAYEEREFRVSGSLTNSDITTECTFWIGVYPGLTDEMIDHSIDTVSKYVTLPH, from the coding sequence ATGGGGAACGACAAGACCGAGATCCTCGATCTGGTTCGCGCATACCACCGCTCCACCGTCTCGTCGGGGTTCGTGCCGGGTGTCACCCCGGTGCAGGCCTCCGGCGCCGTGCTCACCGAGGACGACCGCGTGGCCCTGGTCGAGGCGGCGCTCGACATGCGGATCGCCGCGGGCGTCAGCACACGTCGGCTGGAACGGTCACTGGCGAAGTACTTCGGCCTGCGCAAGGCGCACCTGACCAACTCCGGTTCCTCGGCGAACCTGCTGGCGCTCAGCTCGCTGACCTCGCCGCAGCTGGGAGAGGACCGCCTCCGGCCCGGCGACGAAGTGATCACGGTGGCCGCCGGCTTTCCCACGACGGTCAACCCGATCCTGCAGAACGGCCTGGTGCCGGTCTTCGTCGACGTCGAACTGGGCACGTACAACGCCTCGCTGGAGCGGGTGGAGCGGGCGATCGGCCCGCGCACCCGGGCGATCATGATGGCGCACGCGCTGGGCAACCCGTTCCAGGTACGTGAGATCGCCCAACTGGCCCAGGACAGGGACCTGTTCCTCATCGAGGACAACTGTGACGCCCTGGGCAGCACCTACGGCGGGCAGCTGACCGGTACCTTCGGCGACCTGGCGACGGAGAGCTTCTACCCCGCGCACCACATCACGATGGGCGAGGGCGGCTGCGTGCTGACCGACAACCTGGTGCTGGCCAGGATCGTGGAGTCGATGCGCGACTGGGGTCGGGACTGCTGGTGCGAACCGGGCGAGGACAACCGGTGCTTCAAACGCTTCGAGCACCGGATGGGATCGCTTCCCCCGGGTTACGACCACAAGTACATCTTCTCCCACGTGGGCTACAACCTGAAGTCGACCGACGTGGCGGCGGCCCTCGGGCTCCAGCAGCTCGGTCGTGTCGAGGAGTTCGGTGCCGCACGCAGGCGCAACTGGGCCCGGCTGCGGGAGGGGCTGGACGGGCTGCCGCACCTGCTGCTGCCCGAAGCCACCGAGGGCAGCGACCCCAGCTGGTTCGGGTTCGCCATCACCGTGCGCCCTGACGCGCCCTTCGCGCCGGGTGCGCTCATCGACCACCTGGAGAACAGCAGGATCGCCACCCGGCGCTTCTTCGCCGGCAACCTCACCCGCCATCCCGCTTACGAGGAGCGGGAGTTCCGGGTCAGCGGGTCGCTCACCAACAGCGACATCACCACCGAGTGCACGTTCTGGATCGGCGTCTACCCGGGTCTGACCGACGAGATGATCGACCACAGCATCGACACCGTGAGCAAGTACGTGACGCTGCCGCACTGA
- a CDS encoding activator-dependent family glycosyltransferase, with translation MRVLFAGLPEKSHVYTMVPLAWALTAAGHEVLMANAPSLTEAVTGAGLVAAPVGDDHDLHRDMAVARDSQDADVANWSHLGYGDVDHAGLVDRYRISVPYGFARYNDPILDDLVALARDWRPDLVVRDPIAYAGGIAARACGAAHARLLWCADVYGRARATFVELARDMPEEQRVDPLADWIDERGRPYGVRCDEELLNGQFTLDTLPPSLRPASNLRTVSMRYVPYNGRAVQEAWLREQPKRPRICVTLGRTNTEAYGGDYVGVGDILRSLSRLDAEIVAALLPEQTEHLGELPPNVRAVSGVALNTLLPSCAAVVHHGGWGTFSTALVNAVPQLALSTLVADQELRGRSLEEAGAGFFLHHSESDPDRVAGLARRLLDDPSHAAAARRLRDESAAMPSPHDVVPELAGLATGD, from the coding sequence ATGCGCGTCCTGTTCGCCGGCTTGCCGGAGAAGTCGCACGTCTACACGATGGTGCCGCTGGCCTGGGCCCTGACGGCCGCCGGGCACGAGGTGCTGATGGCCAACGCCCCGTCGCTGACCGAGGCCGTCACCGGCGCCGGCCTGGTCGCCGCCCCGGTGGGCGACGACCACGACCTCCACCGCGACATGGCCGTCGCCCGCGACTCCCAGGACGCGGACGTCGCCAACTGGAGCCACCTGGGCTACGGCGACGTCGACCACGCCGGCCTGGTCGACCGCTACCGGATCAGCGTCCCGTACGGGTTCGCCCGCTACAACGACCCGATCCTCGACGACCTCGTGGCCCTCGCCCGCGACTGGCGGCCCGACCTCGTCGTGCGCGACCCCATCGCCTACGCGGGCGGCATCGCGGCCCGGGCCTGCGGTGCCGCCCACGCCCGTCTGCTGTGGTGCGCGGACGTCTACGGCCGGGCGCGCGCCACCTTCGTCGAACTCGCCCGGGACATGCCCGAGGAACAGCGCGTGGACCCCCTCGCCGACTGGATCGACGAGCGCGGCCGCCCCTACGGCGTGCGCTGCGACGAGGAGCTCCTCAACGGGCAGTTCACGCTCGACACCCTCCCCCCGAGCCTGCGCCCGGCGAGCAACCTGCGCACCGTGTCCATGCGGTACGTCCCCTACAACGGCCGTGCCGTGCAGGAGGCGTGGCTGCGCGAGCAGCCCAAGCGGCCCCGGATCTGCGTCACCCTCGGACGCACCAACACCGAGGCGTACGGCGGTGACTACGTGGGCGTCGGGGACATCCTGCGGTCCCTGTCCCGGCTCGACGCGGAGATCGTCGCCGCGCTGCTGCCCGAGCAGACCGAGCACCTGGGCGAACTGCCCCCCAACGTACGGGCCGTCAGCGGCGTCGCCCTCAACACGCTGCTGCCGAGCTGTGCCGCCGTCGTCCACCACGGCGGCTGGGGCACCTTCTCCACCGCCCTGGTGAACGCCGTGCCGCAGCTGGCGCTGTCCACCCTCGTCGCCGACCAGGAACTGCGCGGCCGTTCCCTGGAGGAGGCGGGCGCCGGATTCTTCCTGCACCACTCCGAGAGCGACCCCGACCGGGTCGCCGGCCTCGCCCGGCGGCTCCTGGACGACCCCTCCCACGCCGCCGCCGCCCGCCGGCTGCGCGACGAGTCCGCCGCCATGCCCAGCCCCCACGACGTCGTGCCGGAACTGGCCGGCCTGGCCACGGGCGACTGA
- the rfbB gene encoding dTDP-glucose 4,6-dehydratase gives MSQTRILVTGGAGFIGSHYVRTLLGPDGPDDVTVTVLDTFTYAANPANLDPVQDSPRYRLCVGDICEPSVVDALMAEHDQVVHFAAESHVDRSLSGATEFVRTNVLGTQVLLDAALRHGVDRFVHISTDEVYGSIPEGSTSEEHPLHPNSPYAASKAASDLVALSYHRSHGLDVRVTRCSNNYGHHQFPEKIIPLFVTRLLTGAKVPLYGDGLNVRDWLHVDDHVRGVELVRTRGRAGEVYNIGGGTELDNRRLTELLLRACGADWDSVEYVADRKGHDRRYSVDWSKAHLELGYVPRKDFTEGLAETVAWYRDNPDVWREAARRATLPEPYSGAVPC, from the coding sequence ATGAGTCAGACGCGCATCCTGGTGACCGGCGGTGCCGGCTTCATCGGCTCCCACTACGTCCGCACCCTGCTCGGACCCGACGGCCCCGACGACGTCACCGTCACCGTTCTCGACACCTTCACCTACGCCGCCAACCCGGCCAACCTCGACCCCGTCCAGGACTCCCCCCGCTACCGCCTGTGCGTCGGCGACATCTGCGAACCCTCCGTGGTCGACGCCCTCATGGCCGAACACGACCAGGTGGTGCACTTCGCCGCCGAGTCCCACGTGGACCGCTCCCTGTCCGGCGCCACCGAGTTCGTGCGCACCAACGTGCTGGGCACCCAGGTCCTGCTGGACGCCGCCCTGCGCCACGGCGTCGACCGGTTCGTGCACATCTCCACCGACGAGGTCTACGGCTCGATCCCCGAGGGCTCCACCTCCGAGGAGCACCCCCTGCACCCCAACTCCCCGTACGCCGCGTCCAAGGCGGCCTCGGACCTGGTGGCCCTGTCCTACCACCGCTCGCACGGGCTCGACGTGCGGGTCACCCGCTGCTCCAACAACTACGGGCACCACCAGTTCCCCGAGAAGATCATCCCGCTGTTCGTGACCCGCCTGCTCACCGGCGCGAAGGTGCCGCTGTACGGCGACGGACTCAACGTGCGCGACTGGCTGCACGTCGACGACCACGTCCGCGGCGTCGAACTCGTGCGCACCCGCGGCCGGGCGGGCGAGGTCTACAACATCGGCGGCGGCACGGAGCTGGACAACCGCCGGCTCACCGAACTGCTGCTGCGGGCCTGCGGGGCGGACTGGGACAGCGTCGAGTACGTCGCCGACCGCAAGGGACACGACCGCCGTTACTCCGTCGACTGGAGCAAGGCGCACCTCGAACTCGGCTACGTGCCGCGCAAGGACTTCACCGAGGGCCTCGCCGAGACCGTCGCCTGGTACCGGGACAACCCCGACGTGTGGAGGGAGGCCGCCCGCCGCGCCACCCTTCCCGAGCCGTACTCGGGAGCCGTGCCGTGCTGA
- a CDS encoding acyltransferase, whose protein sequence is MKRGPAQGDADRTVLLRTGGASGERVRLSVYDLMTGTFATARTFYYRRRLDTEALRESLLRTLVHYPLLTGRLERDADRGLSVVCNDAGAVFAESHLDRPMPDYGPGRPAGDDLRRYVHSVNPFRVVGHDTPLLAVKVTHLRGGSVLGVTVNHSLVDGSGCLDFLLHWSRTHRGLDHPAPSHDRALVDGLAAGTPPAPDDPQYTVVTGRGKFGFLWRVNARARRVRTLTTRFSSAEVLALRDTARAGAGGTRVSSGDALSAHVWRVLGALRDRAPEATERLGLVVGLRAALSERLPHGYWGNAVSNTTAALPARALREEPLARTASAVREALDRVTLRRIREETAFLEAQRRAGRTNRVLSRMALDAFEGTVALNNVSRLPMYGIDLGAGRPFWFEYPATPIPWTVLITPTPDDDHSRDVHLSVPREAAEALRTPAWAGRLHPREHSGDRP, encoded by the coding sequence ATGAAACGCGGCCCCGCGCAAGGCGACGCCGACCGTACCGTGCTCCTGCGCACCGGAGGGGCGAGCGGCGAACGCGTCCGGCTGAGCGTCTACGACCTGATGACCGGCACCTTCGCCACGGCGCGCACCTTCTACTACCGCCGGCGCCTGGACACCGAGGCCCTGCGGGAGTCCCTGCTGCGGACCCTCGTGCACTACCCCCTGCTCACCGGGCGCCTCGAACGGGACGCGGACCGCGGCCTGAGCGTCGTCTGCAACGACGCCGGTGCCGTGTTCGCCGAGAGCCACCTCGACCGGCCCATGCCCGACTACGGTCCCGGCCGCCCGGCCGGGGACGACCTGCGCCGCTACGTCCACTCCGTCAACCCCTTCCGGGTCGTCGGTCACGACACCCCGCTGCTGGCGGTCAAGGTGACGCACCTGCGCGGCGGCTCGGTCCTCGGCGTCACGGTCAACCACAGCCTGGTCGACGGCAGCGGCTGCCTCGACTTCCTCCTGCACTGGTCACGCACGCACAGGGGACTGGACCATCCGGCGCCGTCCCATGACCGCGCCCTCGTGGACGGCCTCGCCGCCGGCACGCCGCCCGCGCCGGACGACCCGCAGTACACGGTGGTGACCGGCCGCGGCAAGTTCGGTTTCCTCTGGCGGGTCAACGCACGTGCCCGCCGGGTGCGGACCCTCACCACCCGCTTCTCCTCGGCGGAGGTCCTCGCCCTGCGGGACACCGCGCGCGCCGGGGCCGGCGGCACACGGGTGTCCAGCGGCGACGCCCTGAGCGCCCACGTGTGGCGGGTGCTGGGCGCGCTGCGCGACCGGGCCCCGGAGGCGACGGAGCGGCTGGGCCTCGTGGTCGGCCTGCGGGCCGCGCTGTCGGAGCGGCTGCCGCACGGGTACTGGGGCAACGCCGTCTCCAACACCACCGCCGCGCTGCCGGCCCGTGCGCTGCGGGAGGAGCCCCTGGCCCGCACCGCGTCAGCGGTCCGTGAGGCCCTCGACCGCGTCACCTTGCGCCGGATCCGCGAGGAGACGGCGTTCCTGGAGGCACAACGGCGTGCGGGCCGGACGAACCGGGTGCTCAGCCGCATGGCACTGGACGCCTTCGAGGGCACCGTCGCCCTCAACAACGTCAGCCGGCTGCCGATGTACGGGATCGACCTCGGGGCCGGCCGGCCGTTCTGGTTCGAGTACCCCGCGACCCCCATCCCGTGGACCGTCCTCATCACTCCGACCCCGGACGACGACCACAGCCGCGACGTGCACCTCAGCGTCCCCCGCGAGGCGGCCGAGGCCCTGCGCACCCCCGCATGGGCGGGACGCCTGCACCCCCGGGAACACTCCGGCGACCGGCCCTGA